Genomic segment of Parageobacillus genomosp. 1:
CGATATTCATTAAACATCCGCAATCGGCTCCGATCAGATAATCGGCTTGTGTCTCTTCAATATGTTCAATTTTTTCGTCCACCATCTGTTCGGAAATCGGCCCCATTTTTACGGAAAAGGTTCCGCCAAATCCGCAGCATTGGTGGGCATTTGGCAATGGAACAAGTTCCAGTCCTTTTACGTTTTTTAATAACCGGAAAGGCGCTTCTTTCACGCCAAGCAGCCTTGTCATATGGCATGACGTATGGTAAACGGCGCGTCCTTCGAGCTTGGCACCGACATCTTCTACCTTCAGCACGTCAACAAGAAATTGTGTTAGTTCATACGTTTTCGCAGCCAACGCTTTCGCTTTTGATTCCCATTCCGGATCACCGTGGAAAATGTGAGGGTATTCCTTAAACATGGATGCGCACGAGCCGGAAGGAGTGACTACGTAGTCGGCGTGGACAAACGTGCGGATCATATGCTTCATCGCTTCTTTTGCCTCTTTGGCATAACCGCTGTTGTAGGCAGGTTGCCCGCAGCATGTCTGCGCTTCTGGAAACTCGACTTCGCAGCCTAGCCGTTCCAACAGCTCTACCGTTGCTTTTCCCGCGTTCGTATAGAACAAATCGACAAGACAGGTGACGAACAAGGAAACTTTCATGGTAAATCTCCTTCCACATATAATAGTAATAGGATGAAGTGAACAGGTCATCAGATGACTTTGTATGTATTTATTATATACTATTTTCAGAGAATAGAAGTAGATTTTGACGCAATTTTTGTAAAATAAAAAAAAGCACTCAGTTGTTTCGCTGAGTACTTATATATTGATGAAGCACGTTTTCTACGTTAGTCAGATGCTGAAGCATCCGTTCCTGGGCGGCTTCCGCGTTTCCTTCTTTAATCGCTTCAAAAATTTCGGTATGGTCGTGCAGAAGCTTTTCCGTTGTCGTCTGCTTCGAAAACAGCCAAATTCGCCGCGTTTCCCGCATCGCTTCGACCATCATTTCCGATACGCTGTTCATTAAGCTGACTAAAATTGGATTATGGGAAGCGGCGGC
This window contains:
- a CDS encoding (Fe-S)-binding protein, encoding MKVSLFVTCLVDLFYTNAGKATVELLERLGCEVEFPEAQTCCGQPAYNSGYAKEAKEAMKHMIRTFVHADYVVTPSGSCASMFKEYPHIFHGDPEWESKAKALAAKTYELTQFLVDVLKVEDVGAKLEGRAVYHTSCHMTRLLGVKEAPFRLLKNVKGLELVPLPNAHQCCGFGGTFSVKMGPISEQMVDEKIEHIEETQADYLIGADCGCLMNIGGRIERQGKPIKVMHIAEVLNSR